TCGAAACGATCGAGAATTTTCCGGTGGAGCGCTGGGATCAGATCATCGCGATCAATCTGAGCGCGACGTTTCACGCGACGCGCGCAGCGCTTCCCATCATGCGCGCGGCGGGTTGGGGACGTGTGATCAATATCGCTTCGGTACACGGACTGGTGGGCTCGGTCGGCAAGTCGGCCTATGTCGCGGCCAAGCACGGCGTGATCGGCCTCACCAAGGTCGCCGCACTGGAGACGGCGCGCAGCGGCGTGACCGTCAATGCAATCTGTCCGGGCTGGGTGCTCACGCCGCTCGTGCAGAAGCAGATCGACGATCTGGCCCACCGCGAGGCCATTTCCGTCGAAGACGCCACGCTGAAACTGCTCGGCGAAAAACAGCCGTCGGCAAGCTTTGCGACGGTCGAGCAAATTGGCGGCGTAGCGGCGTTTCTGTGCTCGGAGGCGGCGAACGAGATGCGCGGCGCCGAACTCAAGGTGGACGGCGGCTGGCTCGCGCAGTAAATGTGGCAGCGGCGCGCGAGATCAAGCGAGATCAAGCGGGATCAATCGCGCGCCATGCGCCGCAGCCTCATGGCATGCAGCCGGTGACTGAGCCCTTTGAACACGCTGCTTGCGTGCGGGTCGCCGAAGTGAAACAGCACCGTGCACCGAACGCTGGAAGGTGCGCAGGCCTGATTCGCATGCAACGAGCGCAAGCCCCAGATGAAGTAGAGATTACCCGGCTGCAACGTCACGACTTTCGCCGAGAGCCACTTCTGTACACGCGGTAAGCGCCAGATTCTGGCGAGCAGCTTTTCCACTATCGCCTTCTCGACGATATTGACGAGCGCGGACCGCCGCGCATTGCGCAGATTCGGGAACATCATGAGATGGCCTGCCCGCTCGCCCGGGTCATCAGGTATCAGAACTGGGAGCAAGATCGACACGGCATAAGAGTCGTAGTGGAAATTGTTCGAGTGACGGATTCCCTGTTTGCCCGAAAGCACCCGCATGACCGGGAGAACCGCGTCACTGGGCGGCAGTGTGCCCATCTTGCGTACATACAACTGGCGCAATAGCGCATGCAGTCCGGCGTCTTCGAAAAGCGGGGCTAGACAGGTCCCGTTGATCCATTGCGCCCCGCTAAAGCCGAAGTAGCGGCTGCCGTTCTGTTCGACCAGTTCGGCTACGCCCTTGCGAAGCTTTGCGAGAATGGCGGGTGGCACAATGTCGTAAAGCACGCCCACGCCATCGTCGTCCATCGACTGGGCGAGCGCCTGCGCACTCTGCACGTCGACCCGCGCGATTTCATCAAGCAGCCGCTCATCGTTCAACGCGTTCATTGGGGTCCCTTGCGCAGCCTGATCGGTGAATCCAGGCACACGTCAATGCAGACCGTAGACTGAGCGAAAAAGCTTTCGTGTTCCGTACGTCTTCGTACAGAACGCCTGAACGTGCCGATTTATATGCTGACTGGTTATTTCGGGTCGTTTCCCCACAAACGAAAAAGCGGCGCGTGCTCCCTACATTCGTTAGCTATCGCTTCGCGCCTGCTCGCCAGCTGCCCCTTCAGCCACCACCGGCCAGACCAGAGGTTCGAACTGCTCTGGCGCAACGGGCCTGGAATACAAATAGCCCTGCGCGAAATCGCAGCCCATCGTCCTGAGAAAATCCCGTTGCTCGACCGTTTCCACCCCTTCGGCGATGACCTGAATGCCCAGCTTATGTGCGAGCACCACCATCGCTTCGCAGAGCACCTGATTGTTTGCGTCGACGCTCAGGTTCTGGACAAACGAGCGATCGATTTTCAGGTAATCGATATCGAAGCGCTTGAGATAGGCAAGCGAGGAATAACCGGTACCGAAGTCGTCGATCGAGATGCCAATGCCCGCAAGCCGGAAATCCAGCAGGCGCTCGTCGATATTCGATTCGGCCTGCAGCAACAGACCCTCGGTAATTTCCACCACCACGCTTTGTCCCGGCATGCCCTCACGATTGAGATAGTCGTGCCATCTCGCGCCAACCGTGCTGTCCTGGCGGACTTGCACCGGCGACATGTTGACACTGATCTGGAACGACGGATCGTATTGCTCACGCCATAGCCGCGCCTGTTGCACAGCTTCCCTGAACACCCAGTCGCCGATCGGAATGATCAGCCCGGTATCTTCGGCGAGTGGAATGAATTCCAGCGGGCTGATCATGCCGCGCTCGGGATGCAGCCAGCGTATCAGCGCCTCCGCTTTGCGCACCTGTCCCGTTGCGAGGTCGACAACCGGCTGATAAACCAGGCGAAGCTGATTGCGAGGAAGCGCGGCACGCAGGTCGCTCGTCAGGCGCAAGCGCGTTTGCGCCTCCCGTTGCATGTCGGGCGTGAAGTAACTAAAGCGATTGCGTCCGGCATTCTTGGCCGCATACATGGCCTGATCGGCGTTCTTGAACAGCGCGTCAAGTTCAACGGTGTCGTCGGGGAATACGGTCACGCCAATGCTCGCCGATATGTAGACCTCGTCCGCGCCGAGCTTGAATGGTTCGGTCAGCTTGCGATTGATGCTGCGCACGGTCTGCTCGACCGCTTCCATATTTTCCAGATCGGGCAGGATCACCGTGAACTCGTCGCCGCCCAGTCGCGCGACGGTGTCCAGATTGCGCACGCTCGCGCTAATGCGGCGCCCGGCTTCGATCAGCAGCACGTCGCCGCGGTCGTGGCCCAGCGAGTCGTTCACTTCCTTGAAGCGGTCGAGGTCGATCAGCATCAGGGCCACGCGCCTTCCCGAACGGCTCGCGAGCGCGGCCTCCTCGGTGAGTCGATCGTGAAATAGCTGCCGGTTCGGCAGACCCGTCAATGCATCGAAATTGGCCTGCTTCCAGATGGTGGCCTCGAACGCCATCCGGTCGGAGAGGTCGCGCCCCACCGCGAGCACCGAACTGACATGGCCGGAACGGTCGATCTCGGGCGTGATGCGAATGTGGGTACATTGCTCCTGCCCATCTTTTCCCGCCCACCTCAGCTCGAACTGCGCGCTCTTTCCCGTCGCGATGACATCGGCAATCTTCCGTTCGTAGACCAGCGCGTTCGGGCCGCCAGGCAGCTCCGAAGGCCGCTTGCCGAGGACGCTGGCGAGGTCGCATCCCGCCGACGTGCAAAAGGCGGGATTGGCGAACGTGCGGCGCAGTTCGCGGTCGTATCGCGTGATCGTATCGGGCGAGTTCTCGATCAGCGTGCGCGACTCCCGTTCGCGGGCGACGAGTTCCGCCGTTCGGTCGACGACAGTCTGCTCGAGCGACGCATTGATTTCGTTGATCTTCTGAATCTTCTGCCTGATGGCCGCGCGCATGCGCTCGAAGCGCTGCGCCAGCCGGGCCAGTTCGTCCGGACCGCCAGCCGAGCCCTCCTCCTGCGCGCCTTCGTGCTCGAGTGCGCCGGCATCCTCGCCCGTGTCGTGCATGCGGCGCACCAGGTCCTGCAGCGGCGCGGAAATACTGTTCGAAATAAAGCAGGCAAGAAAAATGGAAAGCAGAAACCCGGAAATACCGACCACCACGATCTGGTTGCGTACGGCCTGTGCCTCCGCGGTGAGACTCTGTTCGGCGATCGTGCTGACCACGAACCAGCTCGTGCCTGGAATGCGCGCGTAGGCGGCAAGATAATGGCCGCCGTGCTGCGCGGCGAAATTGACGAAGCGGCTGGACTCGCCCGATATGCGGTGGCGGACGATATCCTCGATCAGGCCAGGCTCGGGCGTGGCGCCCGGGTTGGGCGACGCAGCATGATTCGGGACTACGATGATCTTGTTGTCGCTCGCATCGAATACGTAGATCTCCGTCCCGCTGCCCGCCGCGACGTCGTTGAAGATCGTCGAGAAGTATTCGGGGCGAACGACCAGAACCAGACTGCCGATCTTCGTGTTGTCGCTCTTGTTGTAGATGGCGCGCACCATCCCCAGGTTCTGCTGCCCGACTCCATCGTCGTAGCTGCCCCAGTAGGTGCGTTCCTGCGACTCCTGCGCGAGGCCGACGAGCGCGGTCACACCGGTCGTCAACTGCGCAAAAGCCTGGGTATCCAGCATCTGGTCTTTCTGGTCGAGCAGATATTTCTGGTTGATGAAATCGACCGAGCCGTAGTGCTCGAGCAGCAAACGCGTCATGTCCTCGCGCGCCTCGCTCTTCTCGCGGGCATTGCCGCTTGCCGCTCTCGCCAGCGCCCCCTGGACCCGATCCGAAAGCACGAGAAGATTGCTTTCCGATTCGATCTGCTGCATGCGCAGCTCGACATTTCTCGAAACCTGCCGCACCACCTCTTTCGAAAAGATCTCCGCGTTTTCCTTGATCGCCGCGACCGACTTCACATAGGAAATGCAGCCCGAAATGATAATGGGCAACAGCGCCAGCAGAATGAAAGCGGCAATCAGCCGATAACGAATCTCGACGCGTCGAAGCAAATCCTGGCAGAGGTAATCGAAAGCGCGTCGCAGCGTCGCGGAGATCGAATTCATTTGTAATGCATCTTCGCTTCAGTCTTGACCGAGAGGTCCAGGCGCTGCGCAGCCTGCCTGGGCGTGATTTTCCTGAGCAGCACATCCTGCATCAATTTATGCACGAGCTCAATCGTGTTGGAAGGAAGCGACGAATAATAGGGGCTCGCCGTGACCGGATAGCGGCTGACGGCATTCGTGTATTCGACGATCTCCACGTCGCTCACTACGGTGCCCATGCCTTGCTGGAACGGCGAAACGTTGTGGCGTTTCCTCTGGAGAATCGGGAACCCCTTGCCGGCGATGAATTCCAGAAAGCGCATGGCCGCGGCCTTGTTGGGCGTTTCGCAAACGGCAAAGCCCGTTTCACTGCCGAACACCGGCACGACGCGTTCGCCGCGTGCGTTCCATGGCGGCACGAACACCCCCACCGAGAAATCGTTTCCATTGAGCATGAGACCGGCGGCCCAGCTGCCCTGAAACGCCATCGCCACCTTGCCCTCCTTGAAAAGGCGAATGCCCTCGTCGTAGCCCGTCGTCATGAACGACGGCTGTGCGTAACCGCGCTCTGGAATCAGGGCGATCCTCGCGAAGATATCGGCTACCTGCGGCGTATCCAGGTTCAGCGTGCCGTCCGCCATCTTCTCTTTCCAGTGCGGCTCGTGCGCGACCACATTGTTGGCGAAGCCGGATGCGAATGGCCCGTTACCGAGCATGTTCGGAAACCCGCCGCTCCACATCACCGGAATCATTCCCGCCTGCTTGAGCTTGGCGCATACCGCCAGAAACTCATCGAAATTCGCCGGCAGCGTGTCGATACCGGCCTTCGCGAACATGGCGCGGTTGTAGTAGATCATCGTCGTCGCCACGCCGCCCGAAATGCCGAACCCCTTGCCGTCGCGGCTGGTCCAGTCGGACTTGAGCGCAGCGAGCATGTGGCTCCATGCGTCGGTCTGGCGAACATCGGCGAGCACGCCCTGGTCGGCCAGCTCGGCGGCATAGGCGTTCGGATTGATACTGACGAGGTCCGGCAGCGTGCCGGCCGCCACGCGCGGCTTGATGTTCTCCTCGACCGAATTGCCGACCATGAACTGGACGTTCACGTGCACATCGGGATTGAGCCTGTCGAACTCGGCCGCGATCTGCAGCATCTCCTGCGGCCAGTCCGGCGCCCAGATCAATGCGGTGATGGTGGTTCGTGCCGGCGCGGCCTTGCTGCTCTGGGCGTTGTTCTGCTGATCGCAACCCAGAAGCAACAGCATGCCGATCAAACCAGATAGCAGCCAGGCAAACTTGATTCCGTGCACGTAACGCTCGCTTTCAGTTCGGGAGTAGCAAACCAGGCACACCAACCCCTGAGGCAGGGGAGCCAGATTGCATATCGGCCGAAACCGGGCATCACTTGAGGGAGCCCGCGCTCGAGCTGGGCGCGCGTTGACTGGCGAGTGCTTGCGCACGAACGTTCACGCCGGTTCGCAAACGTTGGCGCAGTGCGATGCGCCAACGTAGTGCAATAGCATGAAGCATTTTTTGCGCAGACCCAGAACGGGCGGGCGCGATTAGCGTGTCACGGTGCGGCGAGTTCGATCGCTCGCCGCCTTCCATCACGCTCGGCTCGTTTCAGTCGAGGGACGGGCTGCATTCGCGGTCGAGCGCCGCGACGCGCACCGGACGCTCCATTGCCGCAAGCCGCTGCAACGTCACGAGGCCGAACACCGCGAGCACGCAGCCGAGCACGAGATCGGCGCGGATGCCGGCACGGTCCACGATCGCGCCGCCCACCGACGAGCCAAGCGCAATCGCCACCTGAATCACGCTCACGAACATGGCCGACCCCGCTTCGGCCTGATCAGCCGTGCCGCGCTGGATCCACACGGAGAAGCACAGCGGAATCGCGCCGAACGCCACGCCCCACATCAGCATTGCCGCGATCTCGCCAATACGTGCGTGGTCGAGCAGGATCATCGCCGAAAGCGCGCACAACAGCAGCGCGGTCATCGTCGCCACGGCGGACTTCAAACGCGTGGCGACGAAGGCCGAAGTCAACGCGTTCGAGAAAAAGCCGATCACACCGAATGCGAGCAGCAGCAGCGTGATCGCGCTCATCGAAAAGTCCTGCTGAAGCAGCGGTGAAATGAACGTGTACGTTGAAAAATGCGCGCCGAACACGAGTGCGACCATGAGCATGCTCAGGCGCACAAACGGGCGACGCAGCAGCGAAGCGAAATCGGCAAGACGCAATGCGGCAGCGGAAGGCAGCGAAGGCACCAGCAATGCCTGGGCGATCAGCGCGAGCGCGACGAGGCCGCCCGTCACGAAAAACGACATGCGCCACGACGCGAGCCCGGCGATAAAGGTGCCGAGCGGCACGCCGATCACCGTTGCGCAGGTCACGCCAGTCAGGATGATGGCGGTTGCGCGCGCGGCGTCGCTCCGGTGCACGAGGCGCCCCGCCGCCGCGGTTGCCAACGTCCAGAAGCCGCCGAGCGCCGCGCCGAGCATCGCGCGGCCGACCAGCATCAGCGCGAAATTCGTCGAAAGCGCGGAGACGATATTCGATGCGAGCAACATGGTTGTGAGCAACAGAAATACCTGCCGCCGATCCATGCGGCCCGCGAACATCATCAGGCCCGGCGCGAAGATCGCGGCCATCACACCCGGCGTGGTCACCATGAGGCCGGCGGTGCCCGGCGTCACACCGAGATCGCGCGCGATCTCGGTGAGCAAACCAACCGGCAGGAACTCGGACGTCACGAACGCAAATGCGCTGATCGCCACGGCAAAGACGGACAGCCACTGGCGCAGTGTCGTCTCTTCGAGTGGCGCGGGCGCGAGATTGGGAGAACGGTCGTTCATGTTTCGATGACTGTTTTGAGTGGGGCGAATAATAAAAGCCATTGTTCGGCAATTTCGCACCAAAAAATGGGGAAAATCGCCGTTTAAATGGCTCATCGGGAATGGCGTTTAAATTAACATCAAAAAAAGAAACGCGTGCGGCCCTGCGATTGGCGGGGTCGGCAAAAGGGTTATGAATGGAATGTGACGTGGCCTGCTGCGCAGCGCGCCAGCGGGGCAGTGATTATGTCATTTCAGCGCCGGAAAAATAAACGATATTTTTCCGGGGACAAATTAGGCTGAGATTAGATGCTTATGCGCGTGCCGTGGGATAGCACGCTGAGGACGCCGGGAAGGCGCCCTGCGAGGAATGGCCGGCAAAGCTGGCGCGTTGAATCAAGCGCCCGAGTTCAGAACCGCGTTTGCACGCCCACGCGTGCGATGAACTGATTGGGACCGCTCGACGTGCCGTCGGGATCGAGCACGCCGCTAATCAGCGCCTGAGCCCCCGAGTTGGTGCGCTGATACACCGTCTCCGCATAAACGACAGTACGCTTTGACAGGAAGTGATCGACGATAGCCGTGATCTGATGGGCGTGATTGTTGTCGAGATATGCGTTGCCCTTCATATACATGTAGTCGGCGCCAATTGCCCAGTCCGGCGCGAGCAGCCAGTTCGCGCCCACTTCGCCCTCGGCAATTGCGCCGCCGTTGTAGGTGTTGCGCACGGTGGTCACCAGCAGCGTCGCCATGACCTTGCCGAAGTCGTAGTGCGCACCCACGCCCCAATTGCGAATGCCGACATCGGGTTCGCCGTCCTCGACATATTTGGCTTCCGTATAGGCCGCCGCCATGCCGAACGCACCGTTGGTGTAATTCGCGCCTGCGCTGACCGTATTGCCGCGTCCGAATGCGCCCGGAATGCCGCCAAAGCCGTACAAGCCGCCGAAGCTGAATCCGCCGAATTTCGGCGACTGATATTTGACCGAGTTCTCGACCGTCGCGCCCGCCATGCGGTCCCAGTCGAATTGTGGCGCGAAGGGCGGATTGCCCGGAATCGCGATCTTCGCGAACGGCCCCGCGCGGAAGTTGTAGAGGCCGCCGACTTCCATCGCCGCGTCGTCGTGGCCGAAAAACAGCGAGTCGGTCATGAAGTCGTACTGGTTGCCCATCGTCAGCCTGCCGTACTGGTCGCTGTCGAGGCCAACGTAGGCGTTGCGCCCGAAGATCCCCTGTCCCGAGACGATTGCGCCGGTGCCCATCGAGAACTGATCGACAAGATCGAACACGGCGTGCAAGCCGCCGCCCAAATCTTCGCGGCCGCGAATACCGAGCAGGTTCGGGGTGAAAATGCCGTCGTCGAACTTCACCACCGAGTGGCCGCCCTGGTTGCTGACGTAGGACACGCCCGCGTCGACCATGCCGTACAGCGTCACGCTGTCGCCCGCCGGGCCGCCTTCCGCATGGGCCTGGGCGCAAACCATAGCCGAAACCGCCGTGCACCATAGTGCGAGGCTCTTCATGTTGACGTCTCCTTTACCTTGATCTCTTTGCCGGCGTCCGTTTCTTACGGATACCTTATTAATTGGAATAGACTTCGAACTTCGGAAAACAGTAACGGCGCCGAAGCGCCGTTACCGCGACAACATCAGTCGGATTGCAGGGCGACGGGGCTCGAACGGCGCGCCAGCGCGCGCGGTGCGGTTTCGATCAGGAACATCGAAACGAAGACGCCGCAGATCAGCCCGCCAAGCGCGAACTGCAGCGTGAACTGAATACCGTTGTGCTGCGCGATATAGCCTGCAATGGCCGGCGCAATGCCGCCGCCAAAAATCTCGCCGGCGCCCGAGGTAATGCCAATGGCCGATGCGACGAGACCCACCGGCGCCGCTTCAGTCGCGATCGGCCCGGTGAGCACGCCCAGCATGCCGAGCGCGAAGAACGACACCACGAACAGCACCGCAAAGAGCATCCACGGGTTCGCGCCGATGCGGGCGAACACATAGAGCGAAATTGCCGCGCCCGCGAAGGAGACGACCGAAGTCAGCCGCCGCCCGGCGACGTCGGAGAGACTGGCCAGGCCAAACTCGCCGAGAAAGCCGCCGAAGCCGATCGCCGACACGACAAAGCCCATCTGCGAGGTATCGAGGTGCAGGTAATCCACGAGATAGTTGGGCACCATCGCGCCGATCACGAAAATGCCGGCCATGGCACAGAGCGTGGCCAGCATGGCGAGCACGACATTGCGGCTGCCGAACAGCGCGCTCCAGCGCGGGCCGCTCGTTGCGTGCGCAACCTTCGTGTGGGCCGGTTTGACTTGCGGCGCGTCACGCAACATCGTCGCGATCAGCAGCGCCACGATGAGGCCCGGCACGGCGGATACCGCGAACACCCAGTGCCAGGACGGCACGACGCGCAGCAGCTGCGTCGCGATGATCGGGGCGAGGCCGAGGCCCATCAGCGCGAACATGCTGAGCTGCAGCCCCTGGTTACGCCCGCGGCGCGACGGATGCGAGGCCTCCCCCACCGAAGCCACGCTCGTCGGCGTGAATGCGCCTTCCGCGATGCCCATGAGCGCGCGAATGAGCAGCAGGCTCGCGAAGCCGGTCGCGAAGCCCGAGAAGCTCGAAAGCAGCGAAAACATCACCATCGCGGCGATCATGATCTTGCGGCGGCCGATGCTATCGGACAGGCGGCCCATGAGAATGGAGAACACGCCCCACGCAATGCTGAGAATGCCGATCAACTGGCCGAGCTGCTGGTAGCTCAGGTTGAGGTCTTTCATCATGTGGGGAAAGAGCGGCGCGATCATCCAGCGGTCGAGCCCGACCAGACCGAAGCCGATAGCGAGCAGGATCAACGTCCTGCGTTCGTTTTTCAGATCGTGTGGTTCATGCGAATCGTGTGATGGGGCATGCCTCGTCACGTTTGTCTCCTTGATTATGTTGCGCGTTCGTATTGCGAACGTCGCTTCGTTTATCGAACTTCGAGCGAGATCGTAGGAAACCTCGCCCATTGATGTCAATCAAAAAAGACCCTCGCTGTACACAATTTCTCTTTACTTTCGGCTTACTTTTCCACGTTTACCCTGAATTTGCCGTCAATTGGATTGATTCAGCCGAATATCTGTATACAATTTGTACACAGCGCGGCGTTGACTGCAGACTGCATCCGGGCCGCATTCCTACTCGTTTCTGATCGCTTCCCTACACATGAACGGCATCGACGACACCCCCGCCAGCACGCGTGCCGGCTCCGCCGCTTCGCAGACCGTCAAAGCCCAACTCGGGCTGCGGGAACTGATACTCGGCGGCGAACTCGCACCCGGCGAGCGCATCTCCGAACTGGGCGTGGTCGAGCGCCTTGGCGTGTCGCGCACGCCGGTGCGCGCGGCGCTCATGCGTCTGCAGGAAGAAGGACTGCTCGAACCGATTCCGAGCGGCGGCTACGCCGTGCGCTCGTTCTCGGAAAACGAAATCCGCGATTCGATCGAACTGCGCGGCACGCTCGAAGGGCTCGCCGCGCGTCTTGCCGCCGAACGCGGCATCACCCATTCGATGTTCCGCGACCTGCACGATTGCATCGACGAGATCGACGAACTGCTCGTGGGCGAACTGAGCGAGGAAACCTTCTCCCGCTATGTCGAAGCGAACGGCCGGTTCCATCGCCTGCTCGCCGCTGCTTCGGATAGCGAAGTGGTTGCGCGGCAAATCGAAAAAGTCGCGACGTTGCCGTTCGCCTCGGCAAGCGCATTCGTGGTCGTGCAGTCGCTCGACCCGCGTGCGCGCGAAACGCTGATCGTGGCGCAGGCCCAGCATCGCGCGGTGCTCGAAGCGATCGAAAGCCGCGAAGGCGCGCGCGCCGAAGCGCTGATGCGTGAGCACTCGCATATTGCGCATCAAAACCTCAAGCGCGTGCTCGACAACCAGCGCGCGATGACCAGGCTGATTGGCGGCAACCTGATTCGCCGTAATCCGCGCTAACGACGCGCGGCGCCCTGGCTTGATCTGAACGGCGGCACGCGTGCCGCCCCTCACCCTGAACGAAGGCGCAGCAAAGCGCCCTGGAGGAGACGTATGTTCCTGAAAAACGCGTGGTATGTCGCGTGTACCCCCGATGAAATCAATGGCAAGCCGCTCGGCCGGCAGATCTGCGGCGAGCGCATGGTGCTCTGGCGCACGGCCGAAGGCGGCGTCGCCGCGCTCGAAGACTTTTGCCCGCATCGCGGCGCGCCGCTCTCGCTCGGCAGCGTGCGCGAAGGCCACCTGGTGTGCGGCTATCACGGCCTCACGGTGGGCGCGAGCGGCAAATGCGTGAGCATGCCGTGCCAGCGCGTGGGCGGCATTCCGTCCGTGCGCAGCTATCCTGCGGTCGAACGCTACGGCTTTATCTGGGTATGGCCCGGCGATGCAGGCGAGGCCGACCCCGCGAAGATCCATCACCTCGAATGGGCCGACAATCCCGCGTGGGCCTATGGCGGCGGCCTGTATCACATCCAGTGCGACTACCGCCTGATGGTCGATAACCTCATGGACCTCACGCACGAAACCTACGTGCACGCCTCGAGCATCGGCCAGCCCGAGATCGAGGAAGCGCCGCCCAAGACCTCGGTCAACGGCGACGTGGTGACGACCAGCCGCTTCATGCACAACATCATGCCGCCGCCGTTCTGGGCCGCCGCACTGCGCGGCAATGGCCTCGCCGACAACGTGCCCTGCGACCGCTGGCAAATCTGCCACTTCTCGCCGCCGAGCCACGTGATGATCGAAGTGGGCGTGGCGCATGCGGGCAAGGGCGGATACGACGCCGATGCGCGCGACAAGGCGTCGAGCATCGTCGTCGACTTCATCACGCCGGAAACCGAAACGTCGATCTGGTACTTCTGGGGCATGGCGCGCAGCTTCGCCGTGCACGACGCTGCGCTCACCGAAACGATCCGCACGGGCCAGGGCAAGATCTTCTCCGAAGATCTCGACATGCTCGAATCGCAGCAGCGCAATCTGCTTACGTGGCCCGAGCGCCGCATTCTGAGCCTGAACATCGACGCGGGCGGCGTGCAATCGCGCCGCGTGCTCGACCGGCTGATCGCCGCCGAGCGCAGCGCAAACGCTACGGCTGCCTGATCGATCTGAAGCCACGGTCGCGCGCACACGCGCGGCCGCTCTCCTTCCCTTGCCCCAACGCATCATGAAAGTCACCCTTCTGCGCAAGATTCCCGTCGCCACCGACATCTGCGTTTTCGAACTGGCGAGCACCGACGGCGCGCCGCTCCCGGCGTTCGAGGCGGGCGCCCATATCGACGTCCATGTCGACGGCTTCGTGCGCCAGTATTCGCTTTGCAACCGCCCCTCAGAAGCAGGCGCCTACCGCATCGGCGTGCTGCGCGACGCGGCTTCGCGCGGCGGCTCCGTTGCGATGCACGCGCTCGAAGCAGGCACGATCCTCGAAATCAGTACGCCGAAGAATCATTTCGCGCTCGACGAGCAGGCCACGCATACCATCCTGCTCGCGGGCGGCATCGGCATCACGCCGCTCATCGCCATGGCCGAGCAGTTGCGTGAGGCAGGCCGCACATTCGAGCTGCACTACTGCGCCCGCGACCCACAACGCGCCGCGTTTCGCGAGCGTCTGGCCGAAGCGGGCTTCGCTGAGCACACGCGCTTCTACTTCGACAGCGAAGGAGCCGATGCCCGCATCGACCTCGCACGTGTGCTTCGCGCCCCGCACGATGGTAAGCATGCCTACGTATGCGGCCCCGCGGGCTTCATCGACGCCGTGCTTGGCGCGGCGGCCAGCGCGGGCTGGCCCGCGCAGAACGTGCACCGCGAATACTTCGGTGTGGCTCAACCGCCCGCAAACACCGACGCCGACGCCAATGGCGCCTTCCAGGTCACGCTGGCGAGCTGCCAGCGCGTGATCGACGTTCCGGCCGGGACGTCGATCGTCGAAGCGCTGCGTGCGGGCGGCATCGAGCTGCCGGTCTCATGCGAGCAAGGCGTCTGCGGCACCTGCCTCACGCGCGTGATTTCCGGCGAGCCGGACCATCGCGATGTCTATCTGACCGACGAAGAGCGCGCCGCAAACGACCAACTGCTGCCGTGCTGCTCGCGCTCGCGCACGCCTATGCTCGTGCTCGATCTTTGATCCGCCGATACGGCGCCGCGCGTCAAGACACGCGCGCGCGCCGCACCGCGAGCAACGCCGCGAGCGCCGCCACCACCGTGACCGGCACGCTCGCGCCAATCACCGTCGTGGCGCTCGCGCCGCCCGCCAGCAATTGCCCGGCCGCCAG
This genomic window from Paraburkholderia acidiphila contains:
- a CDS encoding MFS transporter, encoding MTRHAPSHDSHEPHDLKNERRTLILLAIGFGLVGLDRWMIAPLFPHMMKDLNLSYQQLGQLIGILSIAWGVFSILMGRLSDSIGRRKIMIAAMVMFSLLSSFSGFATGFASLLLIRALMGIAEGAFTPTSVASVGEASHPSRRGRNQGLQLSMFALMGLGLAPIIATQLLRVVPSWHWVFAVSAVPGLIVALLIATMLRDAPQVKPAHTKVAHATSGPRWSALFGSRNVVLAMLATLCAMAGIFVIGAMVPNYLVDYLHLDTSQMGFVVSAIGFGGFLGEFGLASLSDVAGRRLTSVVSFAGAAISLYVFARIGANPWMLFAVLFVVSFFALGMLGVLTGPIATEAAPVGLVASAIGITSGAGEIFGGGIAPAIAGYIAQHNGIQFTLQFALGGLICGVFVSMFLIETAPRALARRSSPVALQSD
- a CDS encoding aromatic ring-hydroxylating dioxygenase subunit alpha, which produces MFLKNAWYVACTPDEINGKPLGRQICGERMVLWRTAEGGVAALEDFCPHRGAPLSLGSVREGHLVCGYHGLTVGASGKCVSMPCQRVGGIPSVRSYPAVERYGFIWVWPGDAGEADPAKIHHLEWADNPAWAYGGGLYHIQCDYRLMVDNLMDLTHETYVHASSIGQPEIEEAPPKTSVNGDVVTTSRFMHNIMPPPFWAAALRGNGLADNVPCDRWQICHFSPPSHVMIEVGVAHAGKGGYDADARDKASSIVVDFITPETETSIWYFWGMARSFAVHDAALTETIRTGQGKIFSEDLDMLESQQRNLLTWPERRILSLNIDAGGVQSRRVLDRLIAAERSANATAA
- a CDS encoding porin; the encoded protein is MKSLALWCTAVSAMVCAQAHAEGGPAGDSVTLYGMVDAGVSYVSNQGGHSVVKFDDGIFTPNLLGIRGREDLGGGLHAVFDLVDQFSMGTGAIVSGQGIFGRNAYVGLDSDQYGRLTMGNQYDFMTDSLFFGHDDAAMEVGGLYNFRAGPFAKIAIPGNPPFAPQFDWDRMAGATVENSVKYQSPKFGGFSFGGLYGFGGIPGAFGRGNTVSAGANYTNGAFGMAAAYTEAKYVEDGEPDVGIRNWGVGAHYDFGKVMATLLVTTVRNTYNGGAIAEGEVGANWLLAPDWAIGADYMYMKGNAYLDNNHAHQITAIVDHFLSKRTVVYAETVYQRTNSGAQALISGVLDPDGTSSGPNQFIARVGVQTRF
- a CDS encoding GntR family transcriptional regulator, which produces MNGIDDTPASTRAGSAASQTVKAQLGLRELILGGELAPGERISELGVVERLGVSRTPVRAALMRLQEEGLLEPIPSGGYAVRSFSENEIRDSIELRGTLEGLAARLAAERGITHSMFRDLHDCIDEIDELLVGELSEETFSRYVEANGRFHRLLAAASDSEVVARQIEKVATLPFASASAFVVVQSLDPRARETLIVAQAQHRAVLEAIESREGARAEALMREHSHIAHQNLKRVLDNQRAMTRLIGGNLIRRNPR
- a CDS encoding PDR/VanB family oxidoreductase; its protein translation is MKVTLLRKIPVATDICVFELASTDGAPLPAFEAGAHIDVHVDGFVRQYSLCNRPSEAGAYRIGVLRDAASRGGSVAMHALEAGTILEISTPKNHFALDEQATHTILLAGGIGITPLIAMAEQLREAGRTFELHYCARDPQRAAFRERLAEAGFAEHTRFYFDSEGADARIDLARVLRAPHDGKHAYVCGPAGFIDAVLGAAASAGWPAQNVHREYFGVAQPPANTDADANGAFQVTLASCQRVIDVPAGTSIVEALRAGGIELPVSCEQGVCGTCLTRVISGEPDHRDVYLTDEERAANDQLLPCCSRSRTPMLVLDL